From Candidatus Atelocyanobacterium thalassa isolate ALOHA, a single genomic window includes:
- a CDS encoding thioredoxin domain-containing protein, protein MLGSINIHRIKNLLISIIAVILGITIFFGFQTQIHSSSLESQSKQAISMDEAMTNGKPTVLEFYSTWCASCKAMGPNLAKLKEEYAETINFTMLNVDNNKWLPDILHYQINGIPTFIFMSHTNEVVAKSIGEQPFEIMKANLEALIKDKKLPYSYMTGKTSNFSSTIQKSSDSPLNHSYKSLN, encoded by the coding sequence ATGCTTGGATCTATTAATATTCATCGTATTAAAAATCTCCTGATTTCCATCATTGCTGTCATTCTTGGAATAACTATATTTTTTGGCTTCCAAACTCAGATACATTCTTCTTCTTTAGAATCTCAATCTAAACAGGCTATTTCTATGGATGAGGCAATGACTAATGGCAAACCAACAGTACTAGAATTTTACTCTACATGGTGTGCAAGCTGTAAAGCAATGGGTCCAAATCTAGCTAAACTTAAAGAGGAATATGCTGAGACTATTAATTTCACTATGCTTAACGTAGATAATAATAAATGGTTGCCTGATATTCTCCATTATCAAATCAATGGTATTCCAACTTTTATTTTTATGAGTCACACAAACGAAGTAGTTGCTAAAAGTATTGGAGAGCAACCTTTTGAAATTATGAAAGCCAATTTAGAGGCTTTAATTAAAGATAAAAAATTACCTTACAGTTATATGACTGGCAAAACATCCAACTTTTCTAGTACCATTCAAAAATCTTCAGATAGTCCATTAAACCATAGCTATAAATCTTTAAACTAG
- a CDS encoding NAD(P)H-quinone oxidoreductase subunit H yields the protein MSKIETRTEPMVINMGPHHPSMHGVLRLIVTLDGEDVVDCEPVIGYLHRGMEKIAENRTNIMYVPYVSRWDYAAGMFNEAITVNAPEKLANIKVPKRAQYIRVIMLELNRIANHLLWLGPFLADVGATTPFFYIFREREMIYDLWEAASGMRLINNNYFRIGGVAVDLPYGWIDKCEDFCNHFKTKVDEYEKLITNNPIFRRRIEGIGKIAREDAINWGLSGPMLRGSGVKWDLRKVDHYECYDDFDWDIQWETEGDCLARYFVRIKEMRESVKILSQALKGIPGGPYENLEAKRMIEGKKSQWDDFDYQYIAKKVAPTFKIPSGEHYVRLESGKGELGIFIIGNNDVFPWRWKIRAPDFNNLQILPHLLKGVKVADIMAILGSIDVIMGSVDR from the coding sequence ATGTCAAAAATCGAAACTAGAACCGAACCCATGGTAATTAACATGGGGCCACATCATCCCTCAATGCATGGGGTACTACGTCTGATCGTTACCCTAGACGGGGAAGATGTAGTCGACTGTGAACCTGTTATTGGGTATCTTCACCGTGGGATGGAGAAAATTGCAGAAAATCGTACTAATATTATGTACGTTCCTTATGTAAGTCGTTGGGACTATGCGGCTGGAATGTTTAATGAGGCGATCACTGTAAATGCGCCAGAAAAACTGGCAAATATTAAAGTTCCAAAACGAGCCCAGTATATTCGGGTTATTATGTTGGAACTAAATCGTATCGCTAATCATTTATTATGGCTAGGCCCTTTCCTGGCAGATGTAGGTGCTACAACTCCTTTCTTCTATATTTTCCGAGAACGTGAAATGATTTACGATCTCTGGGAAGCAGCTTCGGGAATGAGATTGATTAATAATAATTATTTCCGTATTGGAGGAGTAGCAGTTGATTTGCCATATGGATGGATCGATAAGTGTGAAGACTTTTGTAATCACTTTAAAACTAAAGTAGATGAATACGAGAAGTTAATCACCAACAATCCTATCTTTCGGCGTCGTATAGAGGGAATAGGAAAAATTGCTCGCGAAGATGCTATCAACTGGGGGCTTTCTGGCCCTATGTTACGTGGCTCTGGAGTGAAATGGGATCTTCGAAAAGTTGATCATTATGAATGTTATGATGACTTTGACTGGGATATACAGTGGGAAACAGAAGGAGACTGCTTAGCTCGCTATTTCGTTCGTATTAAAGAAATGCGTGAATCAGTTAAAATTCTTTCTCAGGCGCTTAAAGGCATTCCAGGAGGACCCTATGAAAATTTAGAAGCTAAGCGTATGATAGAAGGGAAAAAGTCTCAGTGGGACGATTTTGACTATCAATACATAGCTAAAAAAGTTGCTCCTACATTTAAAATTCCATCCGGTGAACATTATGTTCGTCTAGAAAGTGGAAAAGGAGAATTAGGAATCTTTATTATTGGTAACAACGATGTTTTCCCATGGCGCTGGAAAATTCGTGCTCCTGATTTCAATAATTTGCAAATTCTACCTCATTTACTTAAGGGAGTAAAAGTGGCTGATATTATGGCAATTTTAGGCAGCATTGACGTCATCATGGGTTCAGTAGATCGCTAA
- a CDS encoding gluconeogenesis factor YvcK family protein, translating to MRISLLEQILRKIKIKQRDLINISQKTPKKVNRWMKWLSPGLLIKRWLFISSTGVLLIVLGLAIWSKLTPVNRLLELISQLLESITTRVPSYISGPGAFLLGIFLLLWGQNRTLVSITEAFSGGDQELVDRLLNHRRLNRGPKIVAIGGGTGLSTLLRGLKQYSANITAIVTVADDGGSSGRLREEIGVLPPGDIRNCMTALADEEKLLTELFQYRFQAGDGLIGHSFGNLFLTAMTAITGKDFEKAIAASSKVLAIRGKVLPATLSDVRLWAKLDDSRFIEGESHITDAGGNIVQIGCFPSNPPALPAALQAIKEANYIIIGPGSLYTSVIPNLLVPEIREALKKAKIPRIYVCNIMTQPGETQSYTVSDHIKAINQVCGQKIFDAVLVQRVPPSSPALEHYALEDCYPVFLDKENVKGLGYRIVLANVMDEDSITNKISHHPQRLARVLLRWYGKN from the coding sequence ATGCGCATCAGTCTATTAGAGCAAATATTACGTAAAATTAAAATAAAACAACGAGATTTAATAAATATAAGTCAAAAAACTCCCAAAAAGGTTAACAGATGGATGAAATGGCTTTCTCCTGGCTTGTTAATTAAGCGTTGGTTATTTATTAGTTCTACAGGTGTATTGTTAATAGTTTTGGGATTAGCGATTTGGAGTAAATTAACGCCAGTTAATAGATTGCTAGAATTAATATCTCAACTTCTTGAAAGTATTACAACTCGTGTCCCTAGTTATATATCTGGTCCAGGAGCTTTCTTATTAGGAATATTTTTACTTTTATGGGGACAAAACCGTACCTTAGTTTCTATAACTGAGGCTTTCTCTGGTGGAGATCAAGAGTTAGTTGATCGTCTTCTAAATCATAGACGTTTAAATCGTGGACCTAAAATCGTAGCAATAGGAGGAGGAACAGGCTTATCTACTTTGTTAAGAGGTTTAAAACAGTATAGTGCAAATATTACAGCTATTGTTACAGTAGCTGATGATGGTGGTTCTTCTGGAAGATTGCGAGAGGAAATTGGAGTACTACCGCCTGGGGATATTCGTAACTGTATGACTGCTTTAGCTGATGAAGAAAAATTATTAACAGAATTATTTCAATATCGATTTCAAGCAGGTGATGGTCTTATTGGTCATAGTTTTGGTAATTTATTTTTAACAGCTATGACAGCAATTACAGGGAAAGACTTTGAAAAAGCAATTGCTGCAAGTTCTAAAGTTTTAGCGATAAGAGGTAAAGTATTACCAGCAACTTTAAGTGATGTTCGCTTGTGGGCTAAGTTAGATGATAGTCGTTTTATAGAAGGTGAATCTCACATAACAGATGCTGGAGGAAACATTGTCCAGATTGGTTGTTTCCCCTCTAATCCACCTGCACTACCTGCTGCATTACAGGCAATTAAAGAAGCGAACTATATAATAATAGGTCCTGGAAGTCTTTACACTAGCGTCATTCCCAATCTTTTAGTTCCAGAAATTAGGGAAGCTCTAAAAAAAGCTAAAATTCCACGAATTTACGTTTGTAATATTATGACTCAACCTGGAGAAACTCAGAGTTATACAGTATCTGATCATATAAAAGCTATTAATCAAGTTTGTGGTCAGAAAATATTCGATGCAGTTTTAGTACAGCGTGTCCCTCCTTCTTCTCCTGCTTTGGAGCATTATGCTCTAGAAGATTGCTATCCTGTTTTTTTAGACAAAGAAAATGTGAAAGGATTAGGATATCGTATAGTTTTAGCTAATGTTATGGATGAAGATTCAATAACAAATAAAATTAGCCATCATCCTCAACGCTTAGCAAGAGTTTTATTGCGTTGGTATGGAAAAAATTAA